The following are from one region of the Corythoichthys intestinalis isolate RoL2023-P3 chromosome 17, ASM3026506v1, whole genome shotgun sequence genome:
- the urm1 gene encoding ubiquitin-related modifier 1 isoform X1, protein MAAPLAIHLEFGGGAELLFDGVKKHHVTLPNHTEPWDMKQLLVWIRHNLLKERPELFVQGDSVRPGILVLINDADWELMGELEYRLQEQDNVMFISTLHGG, encoded by the exons ATGGCTGCCCCCTTAGCTATTCATCTGGAGTTTGG TGGAGGGGCGGAGCTTCTTTTTGATGGCGTGAAGAAACATCATGTCACGCTTCCTAACCACACGGAACCTT ggGACATGAAGCAGCTGCTGGTGTGGATCCGACACAACCTGCTCAAGGAGCGGCCCGAGCTCTTTGTCCAGGGCGATTCCGT GAGACCTGGGATCCTGGTGCTAATCAACGATGCGGACTGGGAGCTAATG GGCGAGTTGGAGTACCGCCTGCAGGAGCAAGACAACGTCATGTTTATTTCCACTCTGCACGGAGGATAG
- the urm1 gene encoding ubiquitin-related modifier 1 isoform X2, whose amino-acid sequence MAAPLAIHLEFGGGAELLFDGVKKHHVTLPNHTEPWDMKQLLVWIRHNLLKERPELFVQGDSV is encoded by the exons ATGGCTGCCCCCTTAGCTATTCATCTGGAGTTTGG TGGAGGGGCGGAGCTTCTTTTTGATGGCGTGAAGAAACATCATGTCACGCTTCCTAACCACACGGAACCTT ggGACATGAAGCAGCTGCTGGTGTGGATCCGACACAACCTGCTCAAGGAGCGGCCCGAGCTCTTTGTCCAGGGCGATTCCGTGTGA